From a single Macrobrachium rosenbergii isolate ZJJX-2024 chromosome 59, ASM4041242v1, whole genome shotgun sequence genomic region:
- the LOC136837553 gene encoding facilitated trehalose transporter Tret1-2 homolog isoform X1, with protein MTPITKQIVAGITGGLLTTSTVVVWAYPAAALPQLEREDSKVHLTTEQASWFASLAPMITIPGAVMAAPIYEKFGPRKMMLVLTPVLCLSFMAMSLASLEVMSTMGLAQIILLSSRVVQGFAVALLISIINVYIYEICGLSLRGTMVALSEFWASLGYLMCYFFACFYSWDKVALIIPVVTIIPSFIGALISPESPLWLARAGKEEKARKVFKKVRCNEAEIILDQKVASETKESLLQLLTERCHLKAVIASCLIFILNQFTGYLVIAVYVVHIFEAAGVGLSPQWSSVIVGLFRTAFSAVSAFILHRAPRRLFLVVGCIFTGVASGIIGVFFFLQHKGLDVSSLSWLPLFGLVLYMIGYSGSVGATTWTSAVEVLPEPVRSIGFGLGVTNLSIIAFLLSKCFVGMKIIMGLYGIFWLFSCGSFIFAVVTIFYIPETLNKSLQDIKDYWEQH; from the exons ATGACACCTATTACGAAGCAG ATTGTCGCAGGAATCACAGGTGGTCTACTAACGACAAGTACTGTGGTTGTTTGGGCCTACCCAGCAGCGGCTCTTCCTCAGTTAGAGAGAGAAGACTCCAAGGTTCATCTGACTACTGAGCAGGCGAGCTGGTTTG CATCCCTGGCACCGATGATCACCATTCCCGGGGCAGTCATGGCGGCTcctatttatgaaaaatttggcCCAAGAAAGATGATGCTTGTTTTAACGCCAGTACTCTGTCTGTCTTTCATGGCCATGTCTTTGGCTTCGTTGGAGGTTATGTCGACCATGGGTCTGGCGCAAATTATCCTTCTATCTAGTCGGGTCGTGCAA GGTTTTGCCGTCGCTCTACTTATCTCTATCattaatgtatacatttatgaGATCTGTGGACTCAGTCTCAGAGGCACTATGGTTGCCCTAAGTGAATTTTGGGCATCCTTAGGCTACTTGATGTGCTATTTCTTTGCCTGTTTTTATTCGTGGGACAAAGTCGCTCTGATTATACCGGTTGTCACAATCATCCCAAGCTTTATTGGAGCACTCATCTCGCCAGAATCCCCTCTTTGGTTAGCAAGGGCTGGTAAAGAAGAAAAAGCTAGGAAAGTCTTCAAGAAAGTTCGCTGCAATGAGGCAGAAATCATATTAGATCAAAAAGTTGCGTCTGAAACTAAGGAGTCTCTCCTGCAGTTACTGACAGAGAGGTGTCATTTGAAAGCAGTGATTGCCTCGTGCTTAATCTTCATCCTTAACCAGTTCACAGGATACCTCGTCATAGCTGTATACGTCGTCCATATCTTCGAGGCAGCAGGTGTGGGCCTTTCTCCCCAGTGGAGCTCTGTTATCGTAGGGTTATTCCGCACTGCCTTCAGCGCCGTTTCCGCTTTCATCTTACACAGAGCTCCACGCAGACTATTCTTGGTTGTTGGTTGTATTTTCACTGGCGTCGCTAGTGGCATCATTGGAGTCTTCTTCTTTTTGCAGCATAAGGGACTTGATGTGTCTTCACTGAGCTGGTTACCGCTGTTTGGTCTCGTTTTATATATGATTGGATATTCTGGGTCTGTCGGAGCTACGACCTGGACAAGTGCAGTCGAAGTATTGCCTGAGCCTGTTCGGTCTATAGGTTTTGGATTAGGTGTTACAAATCTTTCTATAATTGCCTTTCTCCTGTCAAAATGTTTCGTAGGTATGAAGATTATTATGGGGCTGTATGGAATATTTTGGCTATTTTCTTGTGGgtcatttatttttgctgtagTTACTATCTTCTATATTCCCGAGACACTAAATAAATCCTTGCAGGATATAAAAGATTACTGGGAGCAACACTGA
- the LOC136837553 gene encoding facilitated trehalose transporter Tret1-2 homolog isoform X2, with the protein MITIPGAVMAAPIYEKFGPRKMMLVLTPVLCLSFMAMSLASLEVMSTMGLAQIILLSSRVVQGFAVALLISIINVYIYEICGLSLRGTMVALSEFWASLGYLMCYFFACFYSWDKVALIIPVVTIIPSFIGALISPESPLWLARAGKEEKARKVFKKVRCNEAEIILDQKVASETKESLLQLLTERCHLKAVIASCLIFILNQFTGYLVIAVYVVHIFEAAGVGLSPQWSSVIVGLFRTAFSAVSAFILHRAPRRLFLVVGCIFTGVASGIIGVFFFLQHKGLDVSSLSWLPLFGLVLYMIGYSGSVGATTWTSAVEVLPEPVRSIGFGLGVTNLSIIAFLLSKCFVGMKIIMGLYGIFWLFSCGSFIFAVVTIFYIPETLNKSLQDIKDYWEQH; encoded by the exons ATGATCACCATTCCCGGGGCAGTCATGGCGGCTcctatttatgaaaaatttggcCCAAGAAAGATGATGCTTGTTTTAACGCCAGTACTCTGTCTGTCTTTCATGGCCATGTCTTTGGCTTCGTTGGAGGTTATGTCGACCATGGGTCTGGCGCAAATTATCCTTCTATCTAGTCGGGTCGTGCAA GGTTTTGCCGTCGCTCTACTTATCTCTATCattaatgtatacatttatgaGATCTGTGGACTCAGTCTCAGAGGCACTATGGTTGCCCTAAGTGAATTTTGGGCATCCTTAGGCTACTTGATGTGCTATTTCTTTGCCTGTTTTTATTCGTGGGACAAAGTCGCTCTGATTATACCGGTTGTCACAATCATCCCAAGCTTTATTGGAGCACTCATCTCGCCAGAATCCCCTCTTTGGTTAGCAAGGGCTGGTAAAGAAGAAAAAGCTAGGAAAGTCTTCAAGAAAGTTCGCTGCAATGAGGCAGAAATCATATTAGATCAAAAAGTTGCGTCTGAAACTAAGGAGTCTCTCCTGCAGTTACTGACAGAGAGGTGTCATTTGAAAGCAGTGATTGCCTCGTGCTTAATCTTCATCCTTAACCAGTTCACAGGATACCTCGTCATAGCTGTATACGTCGTCCATATCTTCGAGGCAGCAGGTGTGGGCCTTTCTCCCCAGTGGAGCTCTGTTATCGTAGGGTTATTCCGCACTGCCTTCAGCGCCGTTTCCGCTTTCATCTTACACAGAGCTCCACGCAGACTATTCTTGGTTGTTGGTTGTATTTTCACTGGCGTCGCTAGTGGCATCATTGGAGTCTTCTTCTTTTTGCAGCATAAGGGACTTGATGTGTCTTCACTGAGCTGGTTACCGCTGTTTGGTCTCGTTTTATATATGATTGGATATTCTGGGTCTGTCGGAGCTACGACCTGGACAAGTGCAGTCGAAGTATTGCCTGAGCCTGTTCGGTCTATAGGTTTTGGATTAGGTGTTACAAATCTTTCTATAATTGCCTTTCTCCTGTCAAAATGTTTCGTAGGTATGAAGATTATTATGGGGCTGTATGGAATATTTTGGCTATTTTCTTGTGGgtcatttatttttgctgtagTTACTATCTTCTATATTCCCGAGACACTAAATAAATCCTTGCAGGATATAAAAGATTACTGGGAGCAACACTGA
- the LOC136837553 gene encoding facilitated trehalose transporter Tret1-2 homolog isoform X4 — MVALSEFWASLGYLMCYFFACFYSWDKVALIIPVVTIIPSFIGALISPESPLWLARAGKEEKARKVFKKVRCNEAEIILDQKVASETKESLLQLLTERCHLKAVIASCLIFILNQFTGYLVIAVYVVHIFEAAGVGLSPQWSSVIVGLFRTAFSAVSAFILHRAPRRLFLVVGCIFTGVASGIIGVFFFLQHKGLDVSSLSWLPLFGLVLYMIGYSGSVGATTWTSAVEVLPEPVRSIGFGLGVTNLSIIAFLLSKCFVGMKIIMGLYGIFWLFSCGSFIFAVVTIFYIPETLNKSLQDIKDYWEQH; from the coding sequence ATGGTTGCCCTAAGTGAATTTTGGGCATCCTTAGGCTACTTGATGTGCTATTTCTTTGCCTGTTTTTATTCGTGGGACAAAGTCGCTCTGATTATACCGGTTGTCACAATCATCCCAAGCTTTATTGGAGCACTCATCTCGCCAGAATCCCCTCTTTGGTTAGCAAGGGCTGGTAAAGAAGAAAAAGCTAGGAAAGTCTTCAAGAAAGTTCGCTGCAATGAGGCAGAAATCATATTAGATCAAAAAGTTGCGTCTGAAACTAAGGAGTCTCTCCTGCAGTTACTGACAGAGAGGTGTCATTTGAAAGCAGTGATTGCCTCGTGCTTAATCTTCATCCTTAACCAGTTCACAGGATACCTCGTCATAGCTGTATACGTCGTCCATATCTTCGAGGCAGCAGGTGTGGGCCTTTCTCCCCAGTGGAGCTCTGTTATCGTAGGGTTATTCCGCACTGCCTTCAGCGCCGTTTCCGCTTTCATCTTACACAGAGCTCCACGCAGACTATTCTTGGTTGTTGGTTGTATTTTCACTGGCGTCGCTAGTGGCATCATTGGAGTCTTCTTCTTTTTGCAGCATAAGGGACTTGATGTGTCTTCACTGAGCTGGTTACCGCTGTTTGGTCTCGTTTTATATATGATTGGATATTCTGGGTCTGTCGGAGCTACGACCTGGACAAGTGCAGTCGAAGTATTGCCTGAGCCTGTTCGGTCTATAGGTTTTGGATTAGGTGTTACAAATCTTTCTATAATTGCCTTTCTCCTGTCAAAATGTTTCGTAGGTATGAAGATTATTATGGGGCTGTATGGAATATTTTGGCTATTTTCTTGTGGgtcatttatttttgctgtagTTACTATCTTCTATATTCCCGAGACACTAAATAAATCCTTGCAGGATATAAAAGATTACTGGGAGCAACACTGA